One Embleya scabrispora DNA segment encodes these proteins:
- a CDS encoding cytochrome P450 yields MDPHPRHVRRHGAGGIGIPAGPTILHSPRLIHRRRDGHDDPETFDPDHRASTPAPRPHPARDSFVAYGTGPRKCMGYGCARPPETPRPRDRPLRPGTRGPNSMTG; encoded by the coding sequence CTGGATCCTCACCCGCGCCACGTCCGTCGGCACGGCGCTGGGGGCATTGGGATCCCGGCCGGGCCCACCATCCTCCACAGCCCCCGCCTGATCCACCGCCGACGCGACGGCCACGACGACCCCGAGACGTTCGACCCCGACCACCGGGCCTCCACCCCCGCCCCCCGTCCGCACCCGGCGCGCGACTCGTTCGTGGCCTACGGGACCGGACCCAGGAAATGCATGGGCTACGGATGCGCCCGACCCCCGGAAACACCCCGCCCCCGGGACCGACCCCTCCGGCCAGGAACCCGCGGACCGAACAGCATGACGGGATAG
- a CDS encoding cytochrome P450, which produces MIGTRSGVVRADDAPRMSEDELTDQIVTFYTAGMATSSATLAWALHLLARHPDIRRRLHEEVDTVVDDTASLEDLPALLLIGRIVTESLRPYPPVWILTRATSVGTALGALGSRPGPPSSTAPA; this is translated from the coding sequence GTGATCGGGACCAGGTCGGGCGTCGTCCGCGCCGACGACGCCCCGAGGATGTCCGAGGACGAACTCACCGATCAAATCGTGACGTTCTACACGGCCGGAATGGCGACCTCCTCCGCCACCCTCGCCTGGGCCCTGCACCTGCTTGCCCGACACCCCGACATCCGACGCCGCCTCCACGAGGAGGTCGACACCGTCGTCGATGACACCGCCTCCCTGGAGGACCTCCCCGCACTGCTCCTGATCGGGCGGATCGTCACCGAGAGCCTGCGCCCGTATCCGCCGGTCTGGATCCTCACCCGCGCCACGTCCGTCGGCACGGCGCTGGGGGCATTGGGATCCCGGCCGGGCCCACCATCCTCCACAGCCCCCGCCTGA
- a CDS encoding TetR/AcrR family transcriptional regulator, protein MSAVGTEKSVREGSLEKRKAILAAARDLFVRQGVDRVSMDAVAAGAEVSKRTVYDYFGDKRRLFLAILSDASQSLVATARRALDEHLPEGARITTVPQLEEALTALAIDLGTSIVGSADYAAGFALVAQERLRTPTTEDDIATGVVEEVFAKRIADFVDTGLLDTDDPRLAADHFFALTILLAYNRQPVPANPAPDKVRQTMIDGVHAFIRAYATR, encoded by the coding sequence ATGAGCGCTGTTGGCACGGAGAAGTCGGTGCGCGAGGGGTCCCTGGAGAAGCGGAAGGCGATTCTCGCCGCCGCGCGGGACCTGTTCGTGCGCCAAGGAGTGGACCGCGTCAGCATGGATGCCGTCGCGGCCGGAGCCGAGGTGTCCAAGCGCACCGTGTACGACTACTTCGGCGACAAGCGCCGCCTTTTCCTGGCCATCCTCTCGGACGCCTCCCAGTCACTGGTGGCCACCGCGCGCCGGGCGCTCGACGAGCACCTCCCGGAGGGCGCGCGGATCACCACGGTGCCGCAACTGGAGGAGGCCCTCACCGCGTTGGCGATCGACCTCGGCACGTCGATCGTCGGCTCCGCCGACTACGCCGCCGGCTTCGCCCTCGTCGCCCAAGAGCGCCTGCGGACGCCCACGACCGAGGACGACATCGCGACGGGGGTGGTGGAGGAGGTGTTCGCGAAACGCATCGCCGACTTCGTCGACACCGGACTCCTGGACACGGACGACCCGCGTCTGGCCGCCGACCACTTCTTCGCCCTGACGATCCTGTTGGCCTACAACCGTCAACCCGTCCCCGCCAACCCTGCCCCGGACAAGGTCCGTCAGACCATGATCGACGGGGTCCACGCATTCATCCGCGCATACGCCACACGTTAG
- a CDS encoding MDR family MFS transporter, translated as MTSTATAAQAAAPVTDRRLTLISLVLALGVFTTLLDTTIVNIALDHLQGVFHASVARTQWVTTAYLLAFVSVIPVSGWLSERFGARNAWLFAMGAFLVGSALCGLADSLPQLIAFRAVQGIGGGMVMPITLTIVTRTAGPERIHKATAAVMLPGLLGPILGSVLGGAILESLSWHWLFLINVPVCVVALVLGRILLPSTAAQRGHRLDIRGLLLLTPGVVALAYGIGEISGKDGFAAVGAWLPLAIGAVLLAAFTVHSLRARRPALVDVRMFTRRSFGLGSAITFAGGFSTYALSFLLPLFYLQVRGETLLHTGLLLIPQGLGAMFYVVGVRDFAARIDSRFVIAAGAVLTMIGTVPFALADSHGGTAVLLAAQFAQGLGFAATTFPVMTLAFSNLSHDEAPRGSAAFSVVQRVGAPFGVAIVAVILQNLLDGATTAADRLSAFSETFWWIFGLSAIPLLLAFLVSPDKRTEPAEPTDPAR; from the coding sequence ATGACCTCGACAGCAACGGCCGCGCAGGCCGCGGCGCCGGTGACCGATCGCCGGTTGACCCTCATCAGCCTCGTCCTGGCGCTCGGAGTGTTCACGACGCTTTTGGACACGACGATCGTCAACATCGCCCTGGACCACCTGCAGGGGGTGTTCCATGCCTCGGTCGCCCGGACGCAGTGGGTCACGACGGCCTATCTGCTGGCGTTCGTATCGGTGATCCCGGTGAGCGGATGGCTCTCCGAACGGTTCGGCGCGCGCAACGCGTGGCTGTTCGCCATGGGCGCCTTCCTCGTCGGCTCGGCCCTGTGCGGCCTCGCGGATTCCCTGCCCCAGCTCATCGCCTTCCGGGCGGTCCAGGGAATCGGCGGCGGCATGGTGATGCCGATCACGCTCACCATCGTCACGCGGACAGCCGGCCCGGAACGCATCCACAAGGCCACAGCCGCGGTCATGCTTCCCGGTCTCCTCGGTCCGATCCTCGGATCAGTGCTCGGCGGCGCCATCCTGGAGTCGCTGAGCTGGCACTGGCTGTTCTTGATCAATGTGCCGGTCTGCGTCGTCGCGCTCGTGCTCGGCCGGATCCTGTTGCCCTCGACCGCCGCACAGCGCGGCCACCGGCTCGACATTCGCGGCCTCCTCCTGCTCACTCCCGGCGTCGTCGCGCTCGCCTACGGCATCGGTGAGATATCCGGAAAGGACGGCTTCGCCGCCGTCGGCGCCTGGCTCCCGCTCGCCATCGGTGCCGTGCTGCTCGCCGCCTTCACGGTCCACTCGCTGCGCGCCCGTCGTCCCGCTCTCGTCGACGTCCGTATGTTCACGCGGCGCAGCTTCGGCCTGGGCAGCGCCATCACGTTCGCGGGCGGGTTCTCGACCTACGCCCTGTCCTTCCTGCTTCCCCTCTTCTACCTGCAGGTTCGCGGCGAGACGCTGCTGCACACCGGCCTGCTGCTCATCCCGCAGGGACTCGGCGCGATGTTCTACGTCGTGGGCGTGCGCGACTTCGCGGCACGAATCGACAGCCGCTTCGTCATCGCCGCCGGAGCGGTGCTGACCATGATCGGGACCGTGCCGTTCGCCCTGGCCGACAGCCACGGCGGAACAGCGGTGCTACTGGCCGCGCAGTTCGCCCAGGGACTCGGCTTCGCCGCCACCACCTTCCCCGTGATGACCCTCGCCTTCTCGAATCTGAGCCACGACGAGGCTCCCCGAGGCAGCGCGGCGTTCAGCGTCGTACAGCGCGTCGGGGCACCCTTCGGCGTCGCGATCGTCGCCGTGATCCTGCAGAACCTGCTCGACGGCGCAACCACGGCGGCAGACCGACTCTCGGCGTTCTCCGAAACGTTCTGGTGGATCTTCGGCCTCAGCGCCATCCCGCTTCTGCTCGCCTTCCTCGTTTCGCCGGACAAGCGCACCGAGCCCGCGGAGCCCACCGACCCGGCGCGGTAG